The window CTAGCGGCGGACCCGGCAGACGCGTTCGAGGAGGAGGGCCGCGGCGATCAGGCTGACCGCGGAGCCAAGACCCAGGCCGGCGGTGACCAGGTCCGCGCCGGCGGTACCGAACTCGTCGGTCCTGGACGCGGTGTAGCCGAGGAGCGCCGCCCATCCGCCGGCCATGACCGCGGCGGTGAGGGAGCTGGCCTTGGCGAGGGCGGCGAGCCGGGCCACGGTGATCGGCATGATGGGCTTGGTCCCGGGCCGGCCGGCGAGCCTGCGGCGGGTGATGCTCGCGGTCTGCACCTCCAGCAGGGCGACGACGAACACCGACAGCGGTCCGGTGCGTGGCAGCTGCGGCAGCGACCGGTAGGTCCAGACCAGCAGCAGGTAGACCAGCACGCCGGCGACCACGGCGGCGCCGGCGAGGTCGCGTGCCCGCGTCGGCCTCATCCGCGCCGTCCCCGAAGGTGCGCCGCGCCGCCGCGGCGGCCGGCGCGGAAACCATGCGCGCGCCTCATCCGAGCGTGAGGCCCTCGCCGAGATCCACGGCCGTGCGGCGCAGGCCCGCGGTCTCTCCGGCCGCGACGAGACCCGTGACCAGGTCGGCGACCAGGCCGTGGCCGGGGATCGCCGCGTCGGGGGCGACGTCCAGCCAGGGCACGCAGACGAACGCGCGCAGGTGGGCCCGCGGATGCGGCACGAGGATCTCCGGGTCGTCGCTGACCATCGGACCGCAGGCGATCACGTCGACGTCCAGGGTGCGCGGCCCCCAGCGCACGGACCTGACTCGCTCGGCCGCCTGCTCGGCCTCCCGCGCCGCCTCGAGCAGTTCCCGCGCGGACGCCGGCCTGGTGAGCAGCACCGCGTTGAGGTAGTCGTCCTGCGGTGGCCCGCCGACCGGCACGGTCTCGTAGACCGGTGAGACGGCAAGT of the Pseudofrankia saprophytica genome contains:
- a CDS encoding DUF3180 domain-containing protein; its protein translation is MRPTRARDLAGAAVVAGVLVYLLLVWTYRSLPQLPRTGPLSVFVVALLEVQTASITRRRLAGRPGTKPIMPITVARLAALAKASSLTAAVMAGGWAALLGYTASRTDEFGTAGADLVTAGLGLGSAVSLIAAALLLERVCRVRR
- the folK gene encoding 2-amino-4-hydroxy-6-hydroxymethyldihydropteridine diphosphokinase, with product MTGTGPGRTDGEPDAPAASGPAVPAVLALGSNLGDREATLRAAVALLDKRLGALAVSPVYETVPVGGPPQDDYLNAVLLTRPASARELLEAAREAEQAAERVRSVRWGPRTLDVDVIACGPMVSDDPEILVPHPRAHLRAFVCVPWLDVAPDAAIPGHGLVADLVTGLVAAGETAGLRRTAVDLGEGLTLG